One Methanobacterium sp. genomic region harbors:
- the gatB gene encoding Asp-tRNA(Asn)/Glu-tRNA(Gln) amidotransferase subunit GatB, whose protein sequence is MKCGLEIHVQLETDSKLFCDCRTNYQDAPANTNICFVCLNQPGAKPYPPNEDAVNNAIKIALMLGCKIAENETYFMRKHYDYPDLSSGYQRTSIPIGYEGNLNGIRIREVHLEEDPAQYKPDLGVVDFNRSGIPLIEIVTEPDMTSPEEARTFLRELIRVLEYSGSARGEGTMRADVNISLEGGKRAEIKNVNSIRGAYKALKYEIIRQKNLLRRGVEIKQETRAFLESQMITVPMRLKEEADDYRYIPDPDLPPMVAEDEQVECIKENMPEPPHIKSERFIEEYGIAEEYSKVITSELALADAYEEVAKKIDPSFAALWMRDELKRILNYNKMGFADSGITTDNIVELLKLIQDKKVTPKAAKKIIEKMPKNKDSPAKIAEELGLIGVSDEESVLKAVKQAIDENPQAVSDYHEGKKGAMNFLIGQVMRLTRGKADPGETAKFLSEALK, encoded by the coding sequence ATGAAATGCGGACTTGAAATTCACGTTCAGCTTGAAACTGATTCTAAACTTTTCTGTGATTGCCGTACAAATTATCAGGATGCTCCGGCAAACACAAACATTTGCTTTGTCTGTCTTAACCAGCCTGGTGCAAAGCCATATCCACCAAATGAAGATGCAGTTAACAATGCAATTAAGATAGCTTTAATGCTTGGATGTAAGATAGCGGAAAATGAAACTTACTTCATGAGAAAGCATTATGATTACCCTGATCTTTCATCTGGTTACCAGAGAACTTCGATCCCTATAGGGTATGAAGGTAACCTGAACGGTATACGAATTCGTGAAGTTCACCTGGAAGAAGATCCAGCCCAATACAAACCAGATTTAGGAGTGGTAGATTTTAACAGATCTGGAATTCCACTTATCGAAATTGTAACAGAACCAGATATGACCTCTCCTGAAGAAGCAAGGACCTTCCTTCGCGAACTAATAAGAGTTCTGGAATACAGCGGCAGTGCCCGTGGAGAAGGAACAATGAGGGCTGATGTTAACATATCCCTTGAAGGTGGAAAGAGGGCCGAAATAAAGAATGTAAACTCCATAAGGGGAGCATACAAAGCCCTTAAATATGAAATAATAAGGCAGAAAAATCTCCTTAGAAGAGGAGTGGAAATAAAACAGGAAACAAGAGCATTCCTTGAATCGCAAATGATCACAGTTCCAATGCGTCTTAAAGAAGAGGCTGACGATTACAGGTACATACCCGATCCAGATCTCCCTCCAATGGTGGCAGAAGATGAACAGGTGGAATGTATAAAAGAGAACATGCCAGAGCCTCCCCATATAAAATCAGAACGATTTATTGAGGAATATGGAATAGCAGAAGAATATTCAAAGGTCATTACATCAGAACTCGCACTTGCAGATGCATATGAAGAAGTTGCAAAGAAAATAGATCCTTCATTTGCAGCATTATGGATGAGGGATGAGCTTAAAAGGATTCTTAACTACAATAAAATGGGATTTGCTGACAGTGGAATAACAACGGATAATATCGTTGAACTCCTGAAGCTTATACAAGATAAAAAAGTAACTCCAAAAGCTGCAAAGAAAATAATTGAAAAAATGCCTAAAAACAAGGATTCACCAGCTAAAATTGCGGAAGAACTTGGTTTAATTGGTGTAAGTGATGAGGAAAGCGTTTTAAAAGCTGTAAAGCAAGCTATAGATGAAAACCCTCAAGCAGTATCGGATTATCATGAAGGCAAAAAAGGGGCAATGAATTTCTTAATAGGGCAAGTCATGAGACTTACTCGTGGAAAAGCAGACCCTGGAGAAACAGCTAAGTTTTTAAGCGAAGCTTTAAAATGA
- a CDS encoding radical SAM protein, protein MNLINKIKNFETLDLMQEANKITLAEHGNKITLERAIFLSWWCDKGDCLFCYMSSQKPKIKEPQKARRNVNSILAEAELCRRTGMKIEFLSGGYGSYSTDEIRNISREIYGITGEPVWLNIGITKDLEEYGEEIAGITGAVEVANPELHDKICPSKSLEDITEMLEFAGDLGFQKAITVILGLGETPDDLKYLFDMIENVGIDRVTFYSLNPHKETIYENEPQPASLYYAGVVAATRIKFPKLKIITGTWIDNLANMGPLLLSGANGLTKFPLFKMFGTRYGKRVEEEVYWAGRELIGTFTDIDALTKSKSKNPELEPFIQRYVNKCIK, encoded by the coding sequence CTCGATCTCATGCAGGAAGCTAATAAAATTACCCTTGCTGAGCACGGAAACAAAATAACACTTGAACGGGCCATTTTCCTTTCATGGTGGTGTGATAAAGGGGACTGCCTTTTCTGTTACATGTCATCACAGAAACCTAAAATTAAAGAACCTCAAAAAGCCAGGCGAAATGTAAACTCGATTTTAGCAGAAGCTGAGCTCTGCAGAAGAACGGGCATGAAAATTGAATTCTTATCTGGAGGATATGGTTCTTATTCAACTGACGAAATAAGGAATATTTCACGGGAAATCTATGGAATAACTGGAGAACCTGTCTGGCTGAATATTGGAATTACAAAAGACCTTGAAGAGTATGGAGAAGAAATTGCAGGGATCACAGGGGCTGTAGAAGTTGCAAATCCCGAACTGCATGATAAAATCTGCCCAAGCAAGTCACTTGAAGACATAACTGAAATGCTTGAATTTGCAGGAGACTTAGGGTTCCAAAAAGCTATAACTGTTATTTTAGGCCTTGGAGAAACTCCTGATGATTTAAAATATTTATTTGACATGATAGAAAATGTTGGGATTGATAGGGTTACATTTTACTCATTAAATCCACATAAAGAGACTATTTATGAAAACGAACCTCAACCGGCTTCCCTTTATTATGCAGGAGTAGTGGCTGCAACCAGAATAAAATTCCCAAAGCTCAAGATAATTACAGGGACATGGATAGATAACCTTGCAAACATGGGGCCTCTGCTTTTAAGCGGGGCAAACGGACTTACTAAATTCCCATTATTTAAAATGTTCGGGACCCGTTATGGAAAAAGGGTTGAAGAAGAAGTTTATTGGGCTGGAAGAGAACTAATTGGTACCTTTACAGATATTGATGCACTTACAAAAAGCAAATCAAAAAATCCGGAGCTTGAGCCTTTTATCCAGCGTTATGTCAATAAATGCATTAAATAA